In Vigna unguiculata cultivar IT97K-499-35 chromosome 3, ASM411807v1, whole genome shotgun sequence, a single genomic region encodes these proteins:
- the LOC114175403 gene encoding uncharacterized protein LOC114175403: protein MARKFDLIKDIDEKKETLKLAVRVKDLWFVQNRDTNRHMELILLDQKGNMIPAMVKKEDIGLWEEKLVEGHTYIMHNFKIMKNQGQFWVCDHPYKLLFIGATTIKEQPISSIPLNIYNFKSIEDIVDGKFSADLVYDIIGVVDNVRCNPQSKNVVFHIRDLSSAVIGCTLWDSYYFKFMSNWRGEPNSFIVVVMLTQAKIKSSSGRWPVSISNSWNGSKLFMGDECSELVQYWNYRRFGNEVSQSQEASQLSLLSQYSEHEKFMYKAVVSTISEITTMKEEVYCATVGTTVKFNLGNDGWCYPVCNGCRKKTEEICAFNCVMCGFNNEKPEIRYKLELQVCDEDSYANFVIWDQDCINLIGVSAVELMNKMIEDGEDDLKCFPEDLDVMLGCTLAFKVRVQPKNRSSSVMKASNNLETIAFIRSKLESKMIKDSSAEDTCDSNTEENSKGRDQIQEGKQSFDLPICDSNNEHESIPIITYESQTDMNKEFSPTDICGSKMQSMAVGLIKSGSRGKNIKESNPTAICGSSTQSKATNPIKTGSHGNKIKESRGKPSVNKNTEADNCMLTLSGSAYHDPYINFCVTPTKDLLLDFEVDCDHLEDIPSVEFSRSKTKKQMKQEKH, encoded by the exons ATGGCTAGAAAATTTGATTTGATCAAAGATATAGATGAGAAGAAAGAGACTTTGAAGCTTGCTGTGAGAGTAAAGGATTTGTGGTTTGTTCAAAATCGGGATACGAATCGTCATATGGAGTTGATTCTTTTGGATCAGAAG GGGAATATGATTCCTGCAATGGTAAAAAAGGAAGATATAGGTTTGTGGGAAGAAAAGTTGGTTGAGGGTCATACCTACATaatgcataattttaaaatcatgaaGAACCAAGGACAATTTTGGGTTTGTGACCACCCTTACAAGTTATTGTTCATAGGTGCAACAACTATAAAAGAACAACCAATTTCAAGTATTCCtctaaacatttataatttcaaaagtaTCGAGGATATAGTTGATGGAAAATTCTCTGCTGATTTGGTGTATG ATATTATTGGAGTGGTGGATAATGTGAGGTGTAATCCCCAGTCCAAGAATGTTGTATTTCATATAAGGGATTTAAG TTCTGCTGTTATTGGGTGTACGTTGTGGGATTcctattactttaaatttatgagTAATTGGAGGGGAGAACCAAATTcctttattgttgttgttatgttGACTCAAGCTAAGATCAAGTCGTCTTCAG GACGGTGGCCAGTGTCAATATCAAATTCCTGGAATGGTTCAAAGTTGTTTATGGGTGACGAATGTTCTGAATTGGTTCA ATATTGGAATTATAGACGTTTTGGCAATGAAGTTAGTCAAAGTCAAGAAGCTAGCCAATTGAGTTTACTGTCTCAATATAGTGAACATgagaaatttatgtataaagcTGTTGTGAGTACAATATCCGAAATCACAACAATGAAGGAG gAAGTGTATTGTGCTACTGTTGGAACTACTGTCAAGTTTAATTTAGGGAATGATGGATGGTGTTATCCAGTATGCAATGGTTGCAGGAAGAAGACTGAAGAGATATGTGCTTTTAATTGTGTCATGTGTGGgtttaataatgaaaaaccTGAAATTag ATATAAGTTGGAATTACAGGTCTGCGATGAAGATAGTTATGCGAATTTCGTTATATGGGATCAAGACTGCATTAACTTGATTGGTGTATCAGCTGTTGAGTTAATGAATAAAATGATTGAG gATGGGGAGGATGATCTGAAATGTTTTCCAGAGGATCTAGATGTTATGCTGGGATGTACTCTTGCATTCAAGGTTAGAGTTCAACCAAAAAATAGATCTTCATCGGTCATGAAAGCTTCAAACAATCTTGAAACCATTGCTTTTATTAGAAGTAAACTTGAGTCAAAGATG ATTAAAGACTCCAGCGCTGAAGATACGTGTGATTCCAATACTGAGGAAAATTCTAAGGGCAGAGACCAAATACAAGAG GGTAAACAGTCTTTTGATCTACCTATATGTGACTCTAACAACGAACATGAATCAATTCCCATTATTACTTACGAGTCTCAGACAGATATG AATAAGGAGTTCAGTCCCACAGATATATGTGGTTCCAAGATGCAATCTATGGCGGTTGGTTTGATTAAAAGTGGATCTCGTGGAAAAAAT ATTAAAGAGTCCAATCCCACTGCAATATGTGGTTCCAGTACCCAATCGAAAGCCACAAATCCGATTAAAACTGGATCTCATGGAAATAAG ATTAAAGAATCCAGGGGTAAGCCAAGTGTTAATAAAAATACCGAAGCTGACAATTGCATG TTGACTCTGAGTGGTTCAGCATATCATGAtccttatattaatttttgtgttaCCCCTACAAAGGACTTATTGTTGGACTTTGAAGTTGATTGCGACCACCTTGAAGACATACCAAGTGTAGAATTTTCGAGGTCCAAGACTAAGAAACAAATGAAACAGGAAAAACACtga